aaatagCCCAAACTTCGAGGGCCTTCACAGAGAGTCAATAGAAAGCAAAGTGGCGCCATTGGTAACCATAAAAACGGCTGTGGACACCAAATTACAGACGCGTCAAACAACTCaaatatcttttgaaaaattacaactCCAACCCagcaagaaagaaagcaagccCTTGGAATTTTGTgttgtttctctctttctcttgcaATGGCTTCTGTGTCTCTGTCTTCTCTATCTTTGGCTCATAGAAGAAGACcagatgctgctgctgctgctgctcttaCTTTCAGTTCAAGTGATTTGAGGTTTCGCTCAGCTTCTTTTGGATTTGGTTTGGCAAAGAAGAATCAAAGAGTCTTTGGTTTGGCAAAGAAGAATCAAAGAGTCAGGATCTCTGTTTGTAgagcttcttctctttttattcgTAATCTTGATGCTGATGATTTTAGACACCCTCTTGATAAACAGGTTTCTTTGTACTGGATTATTTATATTGGAAAtccccttctcttttttctatttgcaATCGTCtaattcttggttttttttcccatcaGAATACACTGATTTTGAGGGCAATTCCAGGATTAAATGAATTGGGGAAGGCTCTATTAGGTACTATTAGAATGTCTTTTTGTATGATTAGTGTATTTATTGACTTGTGCTTTTGTTTTTCCCCCTTTAATTTACTATCTACTCTTCATTTgactttgattttgtatttaacACTCGCATTTCTGTAAATTTGGAGCTTGTATTTGGCTTTTGTATAGTGGGAAAGTTGTGATAAATACAAGCTCTATTTCTCTGAAATGTTCCTTTAATGGCTCAGCAGAAATAAAGGGGATTGTGTTATATGCTATGCACAAGTTATTTGTCATCGATTCCATGATGTAAACCtagcctctctttttttctcttctttagaTATAACCATGGTTTCTCGTGCTTGGAAAGATTTGGCTaatgttttctttgaattatatTCTAAGTTGTTTCTTGGAATGCATAATTGCAGGGTCTGTGACAGAGCAAATCATGCTTCTAGAAAATATTGGGACTTCAGTTCTTGTTTCTAAAAATCAGGTAATTGTATGACTCTAGCAAACATTAGAGTTTATTTAGGCTATCTTGTGTGGCTGTATTTTCTCATGGTACTCCATTAAAAGTGTCATTTGCTGCAAGTTGATTACTTTCAAAATAGTTGTTGAAAGTCTGTTTTCCTGTTTACCACCTGTTAACAGATGATCTGATAACATTTTGCAAACATTGAttagtaatcaaataaataaagaatgtaAAAAACTTAAATGCACAAGGTATTTGGTTATGAGGGGAAAATCTTTTGAAGAActcttcaaaagattttttttttaaaaaaaaaaccctctgaGTCAGCCAAATCCACGATAGATAATTTTTTCACTAACTTAAACGATTACATGATGAGTATCTCTAACACAACCCTTTGTGTCTATACTACCTTACTTGATGAGACAGTGAACCATATTATGTCTCCTACTGCAGTAGCTTGCTAGTACATCTAATAATCTTCATATTGTTTTCATTCTAACTGGAACCTTCAGTAACTAACAGTTTACACAAGAACTTCCTCTAAAAGTCTTCAGGCTCTTTAACTCTTCAGAGACCAATTCTCCTTGAGAATTTCCTACACATTCCTCATGTGTCAAAAATATGTGTTGTGAAACTCTGTATAAACTCCTTAGCTAGTTGGCACATTTGCTTCAATGTAATTGATGCTTTTATGTTCTGAAACTCTCCTCTGAAGCACACAATGCTCTCCTTTCTTCAGACTTAACTTTCCTTATATACATGTCTTATGTGATAAGGATAAGGATAGTCTTCAAGTTTCCTAGTCTGTTAAAATCAGTAACAGACTGCTAACATGTTTTACAAAAACACTGATAAAGTTATCTTCGGAtaactttttctttatttaaatttatatcttaaatAATCTAAACTAATCCTATAATTACAGAGAAGATAATGctaattgattttgataaacTTCTATCTTAGCCAAATTATCTTTTTACCAACTATAAAAAGATCTTCATTAATCTAAGCCAACAAAATGACATTTACAGTTGTAAAGATTCATCTAAAGGGACATATCTATAATTGTTAGAAATATTCATATTGAACATACGTATAAAGCAGTCTGCTGGTATCTGATACATTTGGCATCTTGTGAACTTACTCTTTTGTCCAGGTTTTGTTCATTTGGAGCTCTTATAACATCTTTTcccttgtgtgtgtgtgtgtgtttttcgTATCGTAATTCACATCATTTGGGCGTGGACTTCTGTTTTATTTACAGAAAAGAGAATCATAGGTGCTTAATATATCAATGCATCTAAGAAATGCGTTGTAATTCACTTCATAACAATTTTAACAACATGTTGTCAGTGCTGAATTGGCATAAAATATCACTGTTTGAAATAGACTCTATACGCAGCATTTTCCTGTTATCTGCATATTGTAAAAGGATGTGGGATATATGTAGCAATTTATAGCCTTGcatatgttaatttattttgtatcagCTTTCTGAACTTCATCAATTGATGACTGAGGCTGCGCAAATACTGAATATGGAGGCCCCTGATCTATATGTTCGGCAAAGTCCTGTACCAAATGCATATACTTTAGCCATAAGTGGGCAAAAGCCATTTGTTGTTGTGCATACCAGCCTCGTGGAGCTTCTAACAAGAAAGGAGTTGCAGGTCTGGATTTGTACATTTACCTTTAAAAGCATGTTGTGATTATCAGTTGACTTATTTTGAGTCCTTCCCTGTGAACGAATGGTTTGCTTGATTGGCTCTGCAAGGTTCACGAGCATCCATGTGGCATAGTTTGTGGCTTTagttttagcttcttttttgcCTGTCATTTATCTtataacctttttcttttcatttacatCTGTATGCACAGATATATCTAGATATAAATGTTTTCTTGCATAATAGAACTATCTTTCAAATGATGAGATGCTATTAACTTTATACTATTTAACTTAAAGTAGGCTGTCTTGGCTCACGAGTTGGGTCATCTGAAATGCGATCACGGAGTATGGCTCACATTCGCCAATTTTCTTACACTCGGAGCCTATACTGTCCCTGGTAGGTGTTTTCTTTCTGTGATGTTTGTTGAGGTAACATCTATAATTTCAATCTATATCCTCTTTGATTAGAATCATTTTCTTGGATACTGAGAAAAATATGTGCAGCCTCTGAACTCACAGCTTAACcagtcttttttaaaaacagatCTTGCAGAAATTCAGGTTAACTGATTTTGAATTACAAGACTCCGAGTTGTACAACAAATTAGTATACTGCCTATCGACCTTTTAAAAAATGGCATATATTTGATGAGTTATTTGAGCAAGTTGAGATCATTTCAATGGAGTATGGGGTTGGTCTTACGATGGCTTCATCTAATTTTTGTTATATGAAAGTGCAACAACTACAGGGTTTTGACTGAAAGAtttcttccatttatttttgGAGTTTTATTTACTGGAAGTTAAAAGATCCAtgtatcaaaaattaatatttaaaatcctTGTATATTGGTAATGATGGCTTGTACCCATATACCAGTTTCCTTGTTAATTTTACTGTCTGAAAGCAGCAACTTTGTTTGGAACCTTCGGTTTATGGGGTCCGTGGCTGCACATATTAGCAATCAAGTTGTTTCATTCACGATAGTTCTCAGATTGTCTACTTCCTTAACAACATGCTTCATAGAGTTCTGAAACGCCTATTTTGTTCACAGGAATTGGTTGGTTGATAGCTCGGAATTTAGAAGAACAATTATTCCGTTGGCTCCGAGCAGCAGAGCTAACTTGTGACCGTGCAGCCCTTCTTGTTGCCCAAGACCCTAAGGTATATAAAAATGGAAccttttaattgtataaattgatTACGGTGGTATATTTGTATAGATTTGATTATCTTATCCTTTTCTTATTATCCTACAAGAGGTGGTCATCTctgttttgatgaaattagcTGGGGGAAGCCCATCAATTGCTGATCAGCTAAACGTGGATGCATTCTTGGAACAAGCGCGCTCTTATGATAGAGCTTCTTCAAGTTCCGTGGGATTGTACATAAGGTGAGCAGTATCATATATGAACTGAGTACCAAAAATTACACCTACCAGTTTCCTGGCAGTTGTCTGATTTGCTAGTGCTGCAGAAATGCTCAAACAAGACAGCTCTCACATCCTCTGCCTGTTCTACGAGCTCGTGAAATTGATGAATGGTCGAGAAGTCTAGGCTACCAGCAGCTTCTGAAACGTGCAATACAGATAACCACTCCACAGAATGTTTAGAAGATGGTCAAAATGTGAGCAACTTGAATAGGTAGGATTATACGACCGCTGTGAAATGTTTTTTTGGCTTTAATCACCTGTTCCTCTTACTTGTAGGAACTTGGATTTCACATGGGATTCAAATTGAATCCTTTCTAGTTGGTCATGAACTTAAAATTACATATTGCGATGCTGTATGATGGGAGAAGTTTATGGAGTAACTAGACAATTAAGTCATTTCTGATAAATGGCACACTATACTCCATGTTGTAGCTGTAATTAGGTCGTTTCTGTTTTATCTTACCTGACACACTATACTCCATGCACAGTATACATGCTGCCTTCAGGTTGACTTGCTTTGTTTTGGGCGCTTGTTCAGGTTTCCTCTCTCTCATGGCTACCTCGTAATCTTTGGAAAAAAATGACGGCGAAGCACAAGGGTGCAGGAGATGGAGGATCTGATGAGCATTTGCAATCTTCCTAAGAACCTTGATTTTTCATGGCACTATAAATCGACAGTAACtagaatcatatatatatatatatatatagccttcgTTGTCCGTCAATCTTTTCCATGTATATAAAAGGGCTTTGAGATTTATCCTTGCTTGTTTTCTCATAGAACACACCAAGTAATACGGTCTTGTATTACAGATATTATCAACATGTGAAGTACTCATATAGCATACACAACGCTtgtatcaataaatataatgcaTTGCTTTGCTCATGTTTCATGGTATGAGAGCCTGTGCAGAGCTTGGCTTCCGTTGCATTGTACAAGAACTCACTGTAAATGGTATGGAAATCAGAACTTAAATGTTCACCATCAACCTTTCCTTTCTAGTTTAGGAGTGAGAAAAAGCATCAAACACATAgctttgatttgaatttttgaaggGTTCAAAAGAAATGATCCCAGTCACAAAAGCCTGTCAACTTCTAAATTAGAAAACTGCTTGATCATCATTAAGTAATCCTGGAATGGCTGAAAGGAACACATGAAAATCAAAACATCCCCttcatttcaaatttcatccCATCAGTTGAACATAAAATCACATTGTCAACCACAAGACCACATAAATGTTCACCATATACCCTTCATCGGTTGCATGATAGGGTTCTACGAAAAGGCTTTTTCGAAGAATCAAATGGAGGCTGCTGGCCGGAGTTTGCAAGTTTTCTACAATTTGGATTTAAAGCTGCAAATATCTCTATTACTGTGAGCAGGTCCTTTGTTGCTGGCTGCCTGGAACGTTGAAAGAAAAGAGCGCATGCATTGGAATTCAGCGGGAAGCAATAAATCAACTCGTTTCTCAAGCACCTTGTGTCTTCCTACATGGAATGTTTTCCAGCAAGAAAATATTAAGCACAGTAGGCTGGGCGGACAATCAATTCCAAAATGCGAAaagttttcatttaataatttatgatatGAAAGGTTTttctactataaaaaaattttctctTCAAAAACTTTCAATATTCCAATTAAGATTTCACACCTCAAATCAAActattacattttttaaatttatatctatattaattactatcaattaaatcaaaataagttttgaaaatgaaacTACAACAGCATAGGAGATGCAATATATTGcttgaatgaaaaagaaaaagaaaactgtaattttctgaaaaaattgtaattcaaaattttgatgAAAGAAATAACTCACTAactatttatatagaaataaaaactgacctaaccaaaaaaatataaaccaagtagaaaacataattaaaattcaaaattaagtaGAATGATCTAGCGAAATTTGAGTCTAATTCAacgatcaaatataaaattatagttgtttttgttAGATTGTGTATTTGACCGTATATATTTCTCTGGGAGCTTTATTTTATCCATTTGGCCTATAAACATATTTGCAATATGTTCACACACAAGCAGTTTTATCTAATGTGATGagttattgaaattttattttatttttactaaatctATGTTTAAAAGGATCATACAAGATGAGGCTTGGCAGAATGTCAAGCTCGTATGATATGAGTTTGACTTGCTTCAAGGCTAAACAACCTTGGGTTTAGCTACATGTTGAACCCAAGTATATATGGGTTTTGTAAACTGCTATACTCAACATTTTAGATTTAGTCAATCCAAACAGACATTAGTTTGACAAACTACCAAACCTATTATTGAACTCGATTGTTTCAAGTCAAGTGAGTATATGACTAAATAATCATTACAAGACCTCATGTTAAGCTATAAagctttatttgtttatttttaaagtttttaatataaagtattaaaagtcatgaataattttttatctatatctCTAGGTGTATAAAAAGTCTTTAAaagcatacatattttttatcaatattaatattgtataaGGGTATCTATCTCTTATTAATATTatgtaagaaatatttattattcattaatgttatatatatatatatatatatatcttgttaaTGCTATCATAAGAAAATGAGACTTTAACTCCTTTATTCAAGCAACATGGCAATATTCAGCAGCATATATGCTCACCGAAACCATTCAAGTAAATGGTTCACAATGTATATTTTCTTAGTATTCATACTTTAATCCTTATAGCATTTATCctgaaaaaacaagaacataaatattcttgttttttacaatttaaagcttcattttctcatttaatataatctcttattaaaaaaaattgatttttatcattGGAGGATTCATtaaactttatataaaaaaaattgttttgtaaGTGTTAGCCCTTCCCCACCAACCATTTACTTTGGGTGTTCTAGAGAAGGAAATATAggcataaaatatattatttgttgtcCAAACACTCAAAAACATCATTTCTGAATATATTAATAGAATTTGAAACATCATTGTAAGGCCATTAGAGTAAGTgtgtatgtaaaataaatttatggatacttttaatataattagttgattatgaattagattgaagaaaaagattaataatAGAAGTATTATTGATGATTTTGGAAGATTAGAAAGATGGAGATAGGTAAGTCAACCAGATTAAAATGGTCAAgatgttaaataaataaaaagtaggaTATTGAAatgaatataacaaaatttaaaggaCAATAatcttagaaaaaagaaaaatattaaggaGAGCAATATCAAGCAGGACAGGCTCCACAAACTTTGTTATATAATCTATAAATTTCTTATCAAAGAGGACTAAAGAATATCAACCAGGCAAAGGGCTCTTAATTTGTTTGCGTGATGATGGAATCCATGTATTATTGATGCAAACCTTCTTGTCTTTATATAGTTCTGCCAACAATTTTTCGTTCTCTTTTAAATTGGTGGCCCCGCCGTGCTCCACTTGTCTCTCTCGTAATCTAGTGGCGGAATCCACAGTTTCTGGTGAGACCCACCATTTTCCAACAAGAACCTCACAAACCACCAAAtgctaaaagataaaaaaggaaaaaaaaaaaaatcccttccaTCACTTCGTCGCAACCAAAactgaaaactttttatttgtttacttATTACTCGTTAAAACTCGAGATTTCAAGTACTGAGATTTAATGTTTTCTGTTCTAAGCGtctcattgaaattttattgtttggtaAACATTTTTCCACCTCATTGAAAGCATAGTTTTCAGATtcaatttgaataataataataaaaaaaagttattacgttattaaattaatattcggGTCACTATGCCAACCAAGTTATGTCCATGgtttaaaaagttttgattttaatataatttttaattaattcaaaaaataaatgataatttaaagaCTCATAAGTttgaattaacaaaaataattcaaaaattcaaaatacaaattaaacacAGAACCACAATCCatgactaaaaagaaaaatacaatttccTCACACTTGAAGTATAGGATTTGCTTGAATGTGTATATTAAGTTCTTAGTatctaaatgaattttttagtatatagtTAACTTTACTtagtttgaataaaatttagtcgaatcattaaaaaattgccTAGTTAAAATCTTTGCTGATTCAACTAATAACCAACTCGATTAGATTGTAGGTCTTAAATTTTCCAAA
This genomic interval from Populus alba chromosome 1, ASM523922v2, whole genome shotgun sequence contains the following:
- the LOC118063317 gene encoding plastoglobule-localized metallopeptidase 48, chloroplastic; this encodes MASVSLSSLSLAHRRRPDAAAAAALTFSSSDLRFRSASFGFGLAKKNQRVFGLAKKNQRVRISVCRASSLFIRNLDADDFRHPLDKQNTLILRAIPGLNELGKALLGSVTEQIMLLENIGTSVLVSKNQLSELHQLMTEAAQILNMEAPDLYVRQSPVPNAYTLAISGQKPFVVVHTSLVELLTRKELQAVLAHELGHLKCDHGVWLTFANFLTLGAYTVPGIGWLIARNLEEQLFRWLRAAELTCDRAALLVAQDPKVVISVLMKLAGGSPSIADQLNVDAFLEQARSYDRASSSSVGLYIRNAQTRQLSHPLPVLRAREIDEWSRSLGYQQLLKRAIQITTPQNV